In Trichoderma breve strain T069 chromosome 4, whole genome shotgun sequence, the following proteins share a genomic window:
- a CDS encoding CHY zinc finger domain-containing protein: MIALKTQPDGSPLDRRQAVTDTPDARVVSKPVPEAQVQDPRGYHIEQLKRRFSPKESTTAAGETSLVFKLKPSDPDFPFELPYLDCDVRVPEDYPEERPVLLVRNKDIPKGFSINVERGWDKLAEEKKGSTLLALVYALDRNLERFLSEQKVETIKLVSFKDTRHIDQAAEQKQSAAIESPIVEAQVAPSPPPRRYIPEPSYTREQIAEAKARRAQEIRQLEARMGRMPQFRRSGDGVIFTLPLEPKRRGELPSGLHSVNSIHLIIPLLYPLQQLRVQLNEANADDAEPIEDLFAEKVLEQKNMTLMSHVNYLAQNLHNLAKQAHELALKAEKEQAAEAAAAAAAIQQQQSQSQNNGDVSTSSSQPLDKGKGHIQVIARPPEWSVGHEEDESEEDSYEDSDEDGGAVLGNDDDVAAVPSSAEAVEHGTMISFPNIELHSVEILQISILSLSVKCERCKTLNDMTGLKPGVEKTSSCKKCATPLAAKFNQQLVHENSARAGFIDLSGGKVADMLPSTFVPTCAKCSTPSQGLVSVRGETTTNVCRDCHSKFTFKIPEVKFLFISPGSLPPPSSAGLRRKQEKLGLHAGEQLPDRGTCSHYRKSYRWFRFSCCNRVHKCDKCHDQAEDHINEWANRMICGFCSREQNYAVEACRFCGRSVIGRRGKGFWEGGKGNRDKTTMRKNDSRKYKRIGGSAVKKD; the protein is encoded by the coding sequence ATGATTGCACTCAAGACACAACCAGACGGATCGCCTCTGGACAGGAGGCAAGCCGTAACAGACACCCCCGATGCCCGGGTCGTGTCCAAGCCCGTGCCAGAAGCTCAGGTTCAGGACCCTCGCGGCTATCACATCGAACAGCTCAAGAGGAGATTCTCACCCAAAGAGTCTACGACTGCGGCGGGAGAGACATCGCTGGTATTCAAGCTTAAGCCTTCGGATCCAGATTTTCCCTTTGAGCTACCCTACCTGGATTGCGATGTCCGCGTTCCTGAGGACTACCCGGAAGAAAGGCCGGTGCTGTTAGTCAGGAATAAGGATATCCCTAAGGGGTTCAGCATCAATGTTGAGAGGGGCTGGGATAAGCtcgccgaggagaagaagggttCAACTCTCCTGGCACTGGTCTATGCTTTGGACAGGAATCTGGAACGATTCTTGTCGGAGCAGAAGGTTGAAACGATTAAACTAGTATCGTTCAAAGACACGAGACATATCGACCAAGCAGCGGAACAGAAACAGTCGGCTGCTATCGAGTCTCCTATAGTGGAAGCACAGGTTGCTCCCAGCCCTCCTCCAAGACGATATATCCCAGAACCATCATACACCAGAGAACAGATTGCCGAGGCAAAAGCAAGGCGCGCTCAGGAGATTCGACAACTTGAGGCGAGAATGGGAAGGATGCCTCAGTTCCGTCGttctggtgatggtgtcaTTTTCACGCTGCCACTCGAGCCAAAACGTCGTGGCGAGCTCCCTTCTGGTTTGCACTCGGTCAACAGCATTCACCTAATCATTCCGCTCTTGTATCCGCTACAGCAGCTGCGCGTACAGCTAAATGAAGCGAACGCTGATGATGCAGAGCCCATTGAAGACCTCTTTGCAGAAAAGGTTCTGGAGCAGAAGAACATGACACTAATGAGCCATGTCAATTATCTGGCTCAGAACCTCCATAATCTTGCAAAGCAGGCGCATGAACTGGCATtaaaggctgagaaggaaCAGGCAGcggaggcagcggcggcagcggcggcgatacagcagcagcagtcgcAGTCACAAAACAACGGAGATGTTTCTACTAGCTCATCACAGCCTCTtgacaaaggaaagggcCATATTCAGGTCATTGCTCGGCCTCCTGAATGGAGCGTTGGccacgaagaagacgaatcAGAGGAAGATAGTTACGAAGACTCGGATGAAGACGGTGGGGCAGTATTGGGAAATGACGACGATGTCGCGGCAGTTCCATCGTCTGCTGAGGCGGTTGAACACGGCACCATGATCTCGTTTCCAAACATTGAACTTCACAGCGTCGAGATTTTACAGATATCAATCCTGAGTCTGAGTGTCAAGTGCGAGAGATGCAAGACGCTAAATGACATGACTGGGCTCAAGCCTGGCGTCGAAAAGACATCAAGTTGCAAGAAATGCGCGACACCTCTCGCTGCCAAATTCAACCAACAGCTTGTTCATGAGAATTCTGCAAGGGCTGGATTCATTGATCTCTCAGGGGGCAAGGTGGCAGACATGCTGCCGAGCACGTTTGTGCCTACGTGCGCCAAGTGCTCAACGCCAAGCCAAGGGCTTGTTTCTGTAAGAGGCGAGACCACGACCAATGTCTGCCGAGACTGTCACAGCAAATTCACCTTTAAGATTCCCGAAGTCAAGTTCCTATTCATCTCTCCTGGCTCGCTTCCCCCGCCTTCTTCAGCCGGCCTTCGCCGgaagcaagagaagctcgGACTACATGCAGGCGAACAACTCCCAGATAGGGGTACTTGCTCCCACTACCGTAAGTCCTACCGCTGGTTCCGTTTCTCATGCTGCAATCGTGTGCACAAGTGCGATAAATGCCACGACCAGGCTGAGGATCACATCAACGAGTGGGCAAATAGGATGATCTGTGGTTTCTGCAGCCGTGAGCAAAACTACGCCGTCGAAGCGTGTCGCTTCTGCGGTCGTAGCGTGATTGGTAGGAGAGGCAAGGGATTCTGGGAGGGTGGTAAAGGAAACAGAGATAAGACGACTATGAGAAAGAATGACTCGAGGAAGTACAAGAGGATTGGAGGTTCTGCGGTAAAGAAGGATTGA